A window from Ictalurus punctatus breed USDA103 unplaced genomic scaffold, Coco_2.0 Super-Scaffold_100046, whole genome shotgun sequence encodes these proteins:
- the LOC128629952 gene encoding heat shock factor protein 5-like — MENTDATFGTFINPNYFPGKLWRLVNDPQICSVWWDDSGEGILVHQETFEAEVLLSQPTHLSEYFRTTDFISFVRQLNLYGFKKQRTNISDKQSYNSSIKAQLHHFQNPYFKRDKPELLLDIKRRTPLNKAKLASLKVTGRTPRRFYHVMQNSAQETSGLMRTGSVLLEHQGTPYHHPCNVPQQEQRSNTPHHSQYGFYTPGDDLIHFDPFIIAVSSA; from the exons ATGGAAAACACTGATGCAACTTTTGGCACCTTCATCAACCCCAACTACTTCCCTGGAAAGTTGTGGCGTTTGGTGAACGATCCCCAGATTTGCTCAGTCTGGTGGGACGACAGCGGGGAAGGGATACTTGTTCATCAGGAAACATTCGAAGCCGAAGTGCTATTGTCCCAACCCACACATTTGTCTGAGTACTTCAGGACAACTGACTTCATAAGTTTCGTTCGCCAGCTGAACCTGTACGGCTTCAAAAAACAACGCACGAACATCTCGGACAAGCAGTCGTACAACTCTTCGATTAAAGCCCAACTGCACCATTTTCAAAACCCGTACTTCAAACGGGATAAGCCCGAGCTCCTGCTCGATATAAAGCGACGCACGCCTCTCAATAAGGCCAAGCTCGCCAGCTTAAAGGTGACGGGCAGGACGCCCAGACGTTTCTATCACGTGATGCAGAATTCAGCACAGGAAACCTCTGGCTTAATGAGAACAG GTTCAGTCTTGCTTGAACATCAGGGAACCCCTTACCACCATCCCTGTAATGTCCCTCAGCAGGAGCAGAGGAGCAACACACCTCATCACTCACAGTACGGGTTTTACACACCAGGTGatgatttaatacattttgaccCCTTTATAATAGCTGTGAGCTCAGCCTAA